The Flavobacterium galactosidilyticum nucleotide sequence CATACCTCAAATATAGAACGTATAGAAAGTCATTCTTTAGCATGAAATCAATTCCTCCGTTTTCGACAAGCTTTAATCCCGAATTGACAAGTAGTATGTATCACTATTAAACAAAAAGACACGCCTAGCCATCTCTTTTTTGTGCTAACTACTAAATTACTCAAATAATATCTTAATGTCTACTTTTAAAGCCTTTGCTATTTTGGTAAGAGTTTTAACTGTTGGATTACTTTCGCCTCTTTCGATTCTTCTAATCTGATTTTCTGACATACCTACTTCAATAGATAATTTGGATTGAGAAAAATCTGTTGTTTCTTCTCTAATCCTCCTTATAGTAGCCCCAAGTGCAATCTGTACCCTATTTAATTCTTTTTCTTCCACATGATAAATTTGCGTTATAAAAAAATATTAATCCCACACATATATGTGTGGTATGGTATTTTTTTATTATATTTGCTTTTGAATACATATATTTGCGATCCTTCAAATAAAATATTGAAGCATTCGCTTAGAATCTAGCTCTTGAAAACTGGTAATTTTTGCAACTAGATGATAAGTAAGATGCTCACGTCCCATGGCGTGGGCTCACTTATTGTTGCACGGTATACCAGTACCTCAAGGGCAGTAAGCTGAGTTCCATGCCATTTTTTTTGTCCAATATTTAGGTAAAACTCAACTTCATTCTTAGCACCGCTTCTTCATTTTCGTAGTCTCGCAGCAGTTTAACCCGCAAAACCCGCATGCCTATGAGTAAAATAAAAACACATCCCTAAAACAGCCTAAGCTAAACCTTAGCAGTGGTTTGAATCACTAAACCACAAAATCCCAGTTAAGAAAACGCCCTTTTCATAACTGGCACAAGATTCCTATGCCAACTTTAAACCAATAACCCATGACCAATAACTAAGAAATACCTGCACCGATAGGTCCATTGAATAATCGCCTAGTTAATTTAATTTGAATTTGTTAATAAAAGGTGCAGGTTATTTATTCCTACCTAACAACCATAAACTAACACCAAAACCCCTCGCCTATGACAAAATAATAAGCACATAAAAAAAGGCCCTCTAAATCAGGTCGGAAAACTAGCATAGAGGACCATCGCAAACAAAACTAACGTTTCACTTAACTAAACCAATATTATGAAAAATTTTTCATTAAACAAGGGATTGGGAGCACTTTGGTATCCGCTTATTTTCAGCTTTTACCTCTGTTGTACACCTGCTCTAGCAAACAACAGACTGAGGCAAAATCAGTCGCTACCACAACAAAACCAAATAAGCGGTACCATTACTGATGGCATCAATCCTTTACCCGGTGTAACAATTTCTATAAAAGGAAAAGCTACAACCGTTACTATCTCTGACGTGGATGGGAAATATACTCTGACAGCATCGCCCAACGACATTCTTGTTTTTACGTTCATCGGATTTAAAACCGTTACAATACCAATTAATGCTCGCTCCGTTGTAGACATCAAGATGCAAGAGGATGCTACCCAACTGCAGGAAGTTAGTGTCAACGCAGGTTACTATAGCGTTAAAGAAAGTGAGCGCACCGGAAGTATTGCTAAAATCACATCAAAGGATATTGAAAAACAACCGGTAACGAATGTTCTTGCTACCATGCAGGGACGCATGGCGGGAGTCAATATTATTCAGGAAACTGGGATTGCCGGAGGAGGATTTTCGATACAAATACGGGGTCAGAACAGTTTGCGTACTATTGCAAACGACCCGCTATACATTATAGATGGCGTACCCTATTCATCAGAATCTATAGGTAACAGTATTACTTCGCTCGTACTTTCAAAAGCATCAAGTCCTCTTAACAGCATCAATCCAGATACTATTGAAAGTATTGAAGTGCTTAAAGATGCCGATGCAACTGCCATATATGGTTCTAGAGGAGCCAATGGTGTAGTATTGATTACAACTAAAAAAGGCAAAGAAGGGAAAACGAAATTTACTGCGAACCTTTCAAGCGGTTTGGGGCAGATTACCAGATATATGGACTTGATGGATACCCAACAATACCTGCAAATGCGCAAACAAGCCTATGTAAATGATGGCATAACGACCTACCCTTCTAATGCCTACGATTTAAACGGCAAATGGGATGCTAATAGGTACACCGATTGGCAAAAAATCTTAATTGGGGGAACAGCCGAATTCACAAATCTGGGAACAACTGTATCCGCAGGCAATGCACAAACCCAGTTTCTAATAAGCGGGAATTACGCCAAGCAAACTACCGTAATGCCGGGTGATTTTAGCTATAAAAAAAACGGCATACTATTGAATCTAAATCACGAATCGGAAAACAAGAAATTTAAAATTAATTTCTCAGCTGGTTACACACTACAGGATAATAACCAGCCCTCAACTGATTTTACAAGAGAAGCCAGAACCATTGCGCCTAATGCCCCTGCCCTTTATGATGATATGGGGCATCTAAATTGGAAATTTTTCAATAACCCTTTGAGAAATCTCGAAGGAAAATTTAAGTCTAAAACTAATGATTTAATCACTAACACACAGTTATCCTATCAGATACTTCCGAAACTGGAAGTAAAATCCAGTTTTGGCTATACAGATTTGGGTCATATAGAGACGAGCACATCACCATCCACCATATACAACCCCGCTTTTGGTTTTGGTAGCGAATCCTCAACACTATTCCTAGATAATGCAAAGCGACAATCCTGGATTGCAGAGCCACAGTTAAATTGGAAAAAAAATTTAAGCAATGGAAGGATAGAGCTGCTCCTAGGCAGTACTTTTCAAGAACAAAAAGGCCACCAATTGCTACAGCAAGGAACAGGATTCTCCAGCAACAATTTGATATACAACCTGGCTGCAGCCAATACCAATTCCATACTGAATAATATGGAAAGCATTTATAGATACCAAGCCTTTTTTGGTCGCATCAACTATAATTGGCTTGATAGGTATTTAATTAATATAACAGGACGTAGGGACGGATCCAGTCGTTTCGGCA carries:
- a CDS encoding helix-turn-helix domain-containing protein; its protein translation is MEEKELNRVQIALGATIRRIREETTDFSQSKLSIEVGMSENQIRRIERGESNPTVKTLTKIAKALKVDIKILFE
- a CDS encoding SusC/RagA family TonB-linked outer membrane protein, which gives rise to MKNFSLNKGLGALWYPLIFSFYLCCTPALANNRLRQNQSLPQQNQISGTITDGINPLPGVTISIKGKATTVTISDVDGKYTLTASPNDILVFTFIGFKTVTIPINARSVVDIKMQEDATQLQEVSVNAGYYSVKESERTGSIAKITSKDIEKQPVTNVLATMQGRMAGVNIIQETGIAGGGFSIQIRGQNSLRTIANDPLYIIDGVPYSSESIGNSITSLVLSKASSPLNSINPDTIESIEVLKDADATAIYGSRGANGVVLITTKKGKEGKTKFTANLSSGLGQITRYMDLMDTQQYLQMRKQAYVNDGITTYPSNAYDLNGKWDANRYTDWQKILIGGTAEFTNLGTTVSAGNAQTQFLISGNYAKQTTVMPGDFSYKKNGILLNLNHESENKKFKINFSAGYTLQDNNQPSTDFTREARTIAPNAPALYDDMGHLNWKFFNNPLRNLEGKFKSKTNDLITNTQLSYQILPKLEVKSSFGYTDLGHIETSTSPSTIYNPAFGFGSESSTLFLDNAKRQSWIAEPQLNWKKNLSNGRIELLLGSTFQEQKGHQLLQQGTGFSSNNLIYNLAAANTNSILNNMESIYRYQAFFGRINYNWLDRYLINITGRRDGSSRFGTGNQFANFGAIGGAWLFSKETALINTFLSFGKLRASYGTSGNDQIGDYQYLDTYSSSGSNYQGTIGLYPTRLFNPNFAWESNKKLEIALEAGFLKDRLFFTASGYSNRSSNQLVGTPLPATTGFTSIQANLNATVENKGIELTLRTVNFQKSQFNWTTNFNLTIAKNKLVSFPDLKSSTYSRQFVIGQALNIQKVYHLIGVNPQTGIYQFEDVNEDGQITAADDKQTVKDLNPKYYGGLQNQLRYKHVQLDFLFQFVKQENWNASTMFGVPGTRSNQISDVTNHWQTSGDTNPYQAYTSGTNSSAVQAYYNYVESDAAITDASYIRLKNISLSYVVPEKWTKNMQCRLSIQGQNMVTLTKYKGADPEFKAIGYLPPLKVFTSSIQLTF